In one Gallaecimonas xiamenensis 3-C-1 genomic region, the following are encoded:
- the rpmE gene encoding 50S ribosomal protein L31, with protein sequence MKDGIHPNYVEITATCTCGNVIKTKSTMAKDINLDVCGACHPFYTGKQKEVNTGGRVDKFNKRFAVLGGKK encoded by the coding sequence ATGAAAGACGGTATTCATCCTAACTACGTTGAAATCACCGCTACCTGCACCTGCGGTAACGTGATCAAAACCAAATCCACCATGGCCAAAGACATCAACCTGGACGTCTGTGGCGCCTGTCACCCTTTCTACACTGGTAAGCAGAAAGAAGTGAATACCGGTGGCCGTGTTGACAAGTTCAACAAACGTTTCGCGGTTCTGGGCGGCAAGAAGTAA
- a CDS encoding S8 family serine peptidase, whose product MNKRILVAGATSLFALSAVSGAVAASLKDDLTIKPAEEGRYIIKYKAPNPLSKDLAAKSVTGPMAQGQFSVQAAEALLAKADAKAIMHLSKAAVSVAQLNAKQLALLKKDPAVEYIEVDPKRHLMAEQVPYGITMVQADQLSDSAIANRKVCIVDTGYSLGHEDLPNSGITGNDGYGGYDTGNWYDDGNGHGTHVAGTITAIGGNNVGVVGVSDSGNIGLHIVKVFNNSGNWAYGSDLVAAIQQCEAAGANVISMSLGGGGSSTTERNAMDSAYNDGVLIVAAAGNDGNSSLSYPASYNNVVSVAAVDSSGTRASFSQYNSQVEISGPGVGVRSTVPGNSYANYSGTSMATPHVSAVAALVWSLHTQCSNADIRAALNATAQDKGSAGRDNYYGYGIVKAKAAHDYLTANGCGGGTTPPGNGGSISNLSASTGNWNYHSVAIPSGTSSLTVTISGGSGDADLYTRFGAQPTTSSWSCRPYLNGNSETCTISNPSTGTWYFGVRAYSSYSGVTLSWSY is encoded by the coding sequence ATGAACAAAAGGATCTTGGTGGCAGGAGCCACTTCACTTTTTGCCCTGTCCGCCGTGAGCGGCGCCGTCGCCGCCTCACTCAAAGACGACCTCACCATCAAGCCCGCCGAAGAAGGGCGCTACATCATTAAATACAAAGCCCCTAACCCCCTGAGCAAGGACCTGGCCGCCAAGAGCGTCACCGGGCCCATGGCCCAAGGGCAGTTCAGTGTGCAGGCCGCAGAAGCGCTGCTGGCCAAGGCCGATGCCAAAGCCATCATGCACCTGTCCAAGGCGGCGGTCAGTGTTGCCCAGCTCAATGCCAAGCAACTGGCACTGTTGAAAAAAGACCCGGCAGTGGAATACATCGAAGTGGACCCCAAGCGCCACCTGATGGCCGAACAGGTGCCTTACGGCATCACCATGGTCCAGGCTGATCAGTTGTCCGACTCCGCCATTGCCAACCGCAAGGTCTGTATCGTCGATACCGGTTATTCACTGGGCCATGAAGATCTGCCCAATTCCGGTATTACCGGCAACGACGGTTACGGCGGCTATGACACCGGCAACTGGTATGACGATGGTAACGGCCACGGCACCCATGTGGCGGGCACCATTACCGCCATCGGCGGCAACAATGTGGGTGTGGTGGGGGTCAGCGACTCGGGCAACATCGGCCTGCACATCGTCAAGGTGTTCAACAACAGCGGCAACTGGGCCTACGGGTCCGATCTGGTGGCGGCCATCCAGCAGTGTGAAGCGGCCGGGGCCAACGTGATCAGCATGAGCCTGGGCGGCGGCGGTTCTTCCACCACCGAGCGCAACGCCATGGACAGCGCCTACAACGACGGGGTGTTGATCGTGGCGGCAGCGGGCAATGACGGCAACTCCAGCCTGTCCTACCCGGCGTCCTACAACAACGTGGTGTCGGTGGCGGCGGTAGACAGCAGCGGCACCCGCGCTTCTTTCTCCCAGTACAACAGCCAGGTGGAGATCTCCGGCCCCGGGGTTGGTGTGCGCTCCACCGTGCCCGGTAACAGCTACGCCAACTACTCAGGCACCTCCATGGCCACCCCCCATGTGTCAGCGGTAGCGGCCCTGGTGTGGAGCCTCCATACCCAGTGCTCCAACGCCGACATCCGGGCTGCCCTCAATGCCACAGCCCAGGACAAGGGCAGTGCCGGCCGTGACAACTACTACGGCTACGGTATCGTCAAGGCCAAGGCGGCCCACGACTACCTGACCGCCAACGGCTGTGGCGGCGGTACCACCCCTCCGGGTAACGGTGGCAGCATCAGCAACCTGTCTGCCAGCACCGGTAACTGGAACTACCACAGCGTGGCCATTCCGTCCGGCACCAGCAGCCTGACCGTCACCATCAGTGGCGGCAGCGGCGACGCGGATCTGTATACCCGCTTCGGTGCCCAGCCCACCACCAGCAGCTGGAGCTGTCGCCCCTATCTCAACGGCAACAGCGAAACCTGCACCATCAGCAACCCCAGTACCGGTACCTGGTACTTCGGGGTGCGGGCCTACAGCAGCTACAGCGGCGTGACCCTGAGCTGGAGTTACTGA
- the metJ gene encoding met regulon transcriptional regulator MetJ — MAQWNGEYISPYAEHGKKNEQVKKITVSIPLKVLKILTDERTRRQVNNLRHATNSELLCEAFLHAFTGQPLPGDEDLRKDRPDDIPESAKQAMKDLGLEIPDLYED, encoded by the coding sequence ATGGCTCAATGGAACGGCGAGTACATCAGCCCCTACGCTGAACACGGCAAGAAAAACGAACAAGTCAAAAAGATCACCGTCTCCATCCCCCTCAAGGTTCTGAAGATCCTGACCGACGAGCGGACCCGTCGCCAGGTCAACAACCTGCGTCACGCCACCAACTCTGAACTGCTGTGCGAAGCCTTCCTGCACGCCTTTACCGGCCAGCCCCTGCCCGGGGACGAGGACCTGCGCAAAGACAGGCCTGACGATATCCCGGAGAGCGCCAAGCAGGCGATGAAAGACCTGGGACTGGAAATACCGGACCTTTACGAAGACTAA
- the metB gene encoding cystathionine gamma-synthase, with translation MSNSQSTNAVRAGIDTDHQFNAVVPPLYLSTNYRFHDIHTPAQYDYTRSGNPTRDLLGQAIADLEGGARGVITATGMGAVTLALQLLSPGDTLVVPHDCYGGSWRLFNALAKKGSFKLLSIDQGDAQALAQALAENPKLVWVETPSNPLLRVVDVQAICEQAHAVGALVLVDNTFLSPIGQQPLALGADLVLHSTTKYLNGHSDVVGGAVVAKDQALGDELAWWANCIGITGAPFDAFLTLRGLRTLAARFRIHEENAQQLVAWLDAQPEVAVINYPGLASHPGHELAKRQQKSFGAMFSVEFKADVAALGRFVSRLKLFSLAESLGGVESLVAVPATMTHAAMSPEARQAAGIGDGLLRFSVGIEDAADLIADLAQAWPALKGE, from the coding sequence ATGAGTAACAGCCAAAGCACCAACGCCGTTCGCGCGGGCATCGACACTGATCATCAGTTCAACGCAGTGGTGCCGCCGCTGTACCTGTCCACCAACTACCGTTTCCACGATATCCACACCCCGGCCCAATACGACTACACCCGTTCCGGCAACCCCACCCGGGACCTGCTGGGCCAGGCCATTGCCGACTTGGAAGGGGGCGCCAGGGGGGTTATTACCGCCACCGGCATGGGCGCCGTAACCCTGGCCCTGCAACTGCTCAGCCCCGGCGACACCCTGGTGGTACCCCACGACTGCTACGGTGGCTCCTGGCGCCTGTTCAACGCCCTGGCCAAGAAGGGCAGCTTCAAGCTGTTGTCCATCGACCAAGGTGATGCCCAGGCACTGGCCCAGGCCCTGGCCGAAAACCCCAAGCTGGTGTGGGTGGAAACCCCCTCCAACCCCCTGCTGCGAGTGGTGGACGTGCAGGCTATCTGCGAGCAGGCCCATGCCGTCGGCGCCCTGGTGCTGGTGGACAACACCTTCCTGTCCCCCATAGGCCAGCAGCCCCTGGCCCTGGGCGCCGACCTGGTGCTCCATTCCACCACCAAGTACCTCAACGGCCACTCCGACGTGGTGGGGGGCGCCGTGGTGGCCAAGGACCAGGCCCTGGGGGACGAACTGGCCTGGTGGGCCAACTGCATCGGCATCACCGGTGCCCCCTTTGACGCTTTCCTGACCCTGCGTGGCCTGCGTACCCTGGCGGCCCGTTTCCGCATCCACGAAGAGAACGCCCAGCAACTGGTGGCCTGGCTCGATGCCCAGCCGGAAGTGGCGGTGATCAACTACCCCGGCCTTGCCAGCCACCCCGGCCATGAGCTGGCCAAGCGCCAGCAAAAAAGCTTCGGCGCCATGTTCAGCGTGGAATTCAAGGCCGACGTGGCCGCCCTTGGCCGCTTTGTCTCCCGCCTCAAGCTGTTCAGCCTGGCCGAGTCCCTGGGGGGTGTCGAGAGCCTGGTGGCGGTACCTGCCACCATGACCCACGCCGCCATGAGCCCCGAGGCCCGCCAAGCCGCAGGCATAGGTGACGGTCTGCTGCGTTTCTCCGTCGGTATCGAAGACGCCGCCGACCTCATTGCCGACCTGGCCCAGGCCTGGCCTGCCCTCAAGGGCGAATAA
- a CDS encoding bifunctional aspartate kinase II/homoserine dehydrogenase II, with protein MRHIHKFGGSSLADADCYLKVAALVRRHCQKGDLVVVSASGDTTDLLLNLSPQSLPALAGHQRALLQGVEDAPLQARLEAALAEDLAAIEQALAQGQGNSDWLLTFGEIWSARLLAGLLGARFLDAREFLVIEGGLVQPQSRERLKALVTEELTVVTGFIGADSAGQTRTLGRNGSDYSATLVGGFLEAASVTIWTDVSGIYTADPRKLEGAYTQSQLAGNVATELARLGSPVLHPRTLTALDLTRQQLFIRCTFAPDEGGTRISTERANKNLASLTWRQGIYRCQLSAANPALQAQAYAVEEGGLVLYLPFAHGDNAEQLTLLALVGQGLDWQSPAGQALANVAQQGGLVHQAKGPDGLSLIAFIRQLPAKPLLARLHDQLFAVGVVVLGLGNIGGCWLDGFAPRLKDRLRLYGLANSKQQLFDLNGIAPGNWRSEFAQRGEPRVEGDLLAAFKQAPFAHLLLLDLTASKAVAQQYPQWLNAGIHLVSANKQAGSAPLGEYDRLHVTLRQSGRRWFYNTTVGAGLPVQAAIRDLLGCGDDLEGVGGIFSGTLCWLFQNFDGTKPFSELVKEAHAKGFTEPDPRDDLNGLDAARKLLILAREAGWRLELDNIHIDNLVPEHLRDISRDEFFARLDELDAPLLAALNGAKAQGKVLRYIGNLRQEADGFRATVGLEALDASHPFASLTPGDNIFAIQSRYYRENPLIIRGPGAGPHVTAAGVQSDVIQLLAWLA; from the coding sequence ATGCGACATATCCATAAATTCGGCGGCTCCAGCCTGGCAGACGCCGACTGTTATCTGAAAGTGGCGGCGCTGGTGCGCCGCCATTGTCAAAAGGGCGATCTGGTGGTGGTGTCCGCCTCCGGCGACACCACCGATCTGCTGCTAAACCTCAGCCCCCAAAGCCTGCCGGCCCTGGCGGGCCATCAGCGCGCCCTGCTACAAGGGGTGGAAGACGCCCCCCTGCAGGCTCGCCTCGAGGCCGCCCTGGCCGAAGACCTGGCCGCCATCGAGCAGGCCCTGGCCCAGGGCCAGGGCAACAGCGACTGGCTGCTGACCTTTGGGGAGATCTGGTCGGCCCGGTTGCTGGCCGGCCTGCTAGGCGCCCGCTTCCTGGACGCCCGGGAATTCCTGGTGATTGAAGGTGGCCTGGTGCAGCCGCAAAGCCGCGAGCGCCTCAAGGCCCTGGTCACAGAAGAACTGACGGTGGTCACCGGCTTTATCGGCGCCGACAGTGCCGGCCAGACCCGCACCCTGGGCCGTAACGGTTCCGACTACAGCGCCACCCTGGTGGGGGGCTTTTTGGAAGCGGCCTCGGTCACCATCTGGACCGACGTATCCGGTATCTACACCGCCGACCCTCGCAAGCTGGAAGGGGCCTATACCCAGAGCCAGCTGGCCGGCAATGTGGCCACCGAACTGGCCCGCCTGGGCTCGCCGGTACTGCATCCTCGCACCCTGACCGCCCTGGACCTGACCCGCCAGCAGCTCTTTATCCGCTGCACCTTCGCCCCAGACGAAGGGGGCACTCGCATCAGTACCGAGCGGGCCAACAAGAACCTGGCCAGCCTCACCTGGCGCCAGGGTATCTACCGTTGCCAGCTCAGCGCCGCCAATCCGGCCCTGCAGGCCCAGGCCTACGCCGTAGAAGAAGGCGGCCTGGTGCTGTACCTGCCCTTTGCCCATGGCGACAACGCCGAACAGCTGACCCTGCTGGCCCTGGTGGGCCAGGGCCTCGATTGGCAGAGCCCGGCTGGCCAGGCCCTGGCCAATGTGGCCCAGCAAGGGGGCCTGGTGCACCAGGCCAAGGGCCCGGACGGCCTGTCGTTGATCGCCTTTATCCGCCAGCTGCCGGCCAAGCCGCTGCTGGCGCGACTTCATGACCAGCTCTTTGCGGTGGGGGTGGTGGTGCTGGGCCTTGGCAATATCGGCGGCTGCTGGCTGGACGGCTTTGCCCCTCGCCTCAAGGACAGGCTGCGCCTTTATGGCCTGGCCAACTCCAAGCAACAGCTCTTTGACTTGAACGGCATCGCCCCCGGCAACTGGCGCAGCGAGTTTGCCCAGCGCGGCGAGCCCCGTGTCGAAGGTGACTTGCTGGCGGCCTTCAAGCAGGCGCCCTTTGCTCATTTGCTGCTGCTGGATCTGACCGCCTCCAAGGCGGTGGCCCAGCAGTATCCCCAGTGGCTCAACGCCGGTATCCACCTGGTCAGCGCCAACAAGCAGGCGGGTTCGGCACCCCTGGGGGAATACGATCGCCTCCACGTCACCCTGCGCCAGAGCGGGCGGCGCTGGTTCTACAACACCACGGTCGGTGCCGGTTTGCCGGTGCAGGCCGCCATCCGCGACCTCCTGGGCTGCGGTGACGACCTGGAAGGGGTGGGGGGCATCTTCTCCGGCACCCTGTGCTGGCTGTTCCAGAATTTCGACGGCACCAAGCCCTTCTCGGAGCTGGTAAAAGAAGCCCACGCCAAGGGCTTTACCGAGCCGGACCCAAGGGACGACCTCAACGGCCTGGACGCCGCCCGCAAGCTGCTTATCCTGGCCCGCGAAGCCGGCTGGCGATTGGAGCTGGATAACATCCATATCGACAACCTGGTGCCCGAGCACCTGCGTGACATCAGCCGTGACGAGTTCTTTGCCCGCCTCGATGAGCTGGACGCGCCCCTGCTGGCGGCCCTCAACGGCGCCAAGGCCCAGGGCAAGGTACTGCGCTATATCGGCAACCTGCGCCAGGAAGCGGACGGTTTTAGGGCGACAGTGGGCCTGGAGGCGCTGGATGCCAGCCATCCCTTTGCCAGCCTCACCCCTGGTGACAACATTTTTGCCATCCAGAGCCGCTACTACCGGGAAAACCCGCTGATCATCCGTGGCCCTGGGGCCGGCCCCCATGTGACGGCGGCCGGGGTGCAGTCGGACGTGATCCAGCTGCTGGCCTGGCTTGCCTGA